The genomic DNA ATTGGATTTCCAGTTGTTTTGCATTAAGCAGTGAATAGCTGGTGTTAATAAGCTTTGCTTTTGTACCATGTTCTTGGTGTCTGACAACATAATGACCATCAGAGTAAACAGATCATAATAAAAGAGTCAAAGACAACTGCTTGACAAGTCACCGAGAAGAAAGGGAGTGCCAGCAAGACCACCAACAGCAGACGTCCGAGCAGATGAACGCAGATCACTGTGCCGGACTACCGATGACCCCCTCCAGTTGTGATAACAGACGGCCAAAAGGCAGAGCCCTGTTCTAGAATTAAGGCACATGCGTGAGGGAGAGCGCTGCACGCTTCCACACGTGCAGAACCTGAAATGTACACCTTCATGTCAGAAGAACAGAGCGGCCCAGTACTAAAAAGAGCCTTAAAGGAGCATGCTCAGTTCTGGATCACAGACTGCTGGAAAGAAAACCCGCCTGTGCTGGAATGACAGGAACGGGAAGTtacgaaaacaaaaaaaaaaaaacccgtcCTTGATATTCAAAGTGCGGTAGTGTGTGGCGTCCATCACTGACTTATCTTATTTGAAGATGGGATTGCTTATGGTAGCAGAAAGCATATCACATAATGAAGGTAAGACCGAAGGCCGGCAAAAGCCCTTGAAACCCTTCAAGGATTACCCACTCAGTGGCCATTCAATCCCCCTACCTTATCACAGGCAAATACGTACCAAACATGTTACTCTATCTTAATGGTCCATGTAAGACGTGACATTTATGTGACTAGATCTGAAGTGGAACAAGATCTATGAAGGTTCAAATGCAGGATTGGAGCTGGTGGTTAACACTGAAATAcatttgcatgtcacagttcgTAGCTATTGAAACCTGTGCAGCACATCCACAAATGACATAGCCCACAGGTAATTAAAGGCTCTTAAAGCTGCTTGTCTTCCAAGGCTGACTAACGGAGTAGAGGAAAAGGTCTCTAGTTAATTCAATTACGGAGACATTTATAATTCATATTCTTACTATAATTATACACCAGGAACAAAAATTTAAAAGGACCTTTTCCTTAACAGAAGCTCTCTGAAGTGATTTAGTTATACCATTGTCAACACAAAATGTCAAATACAAAATATTTCTTCTTTCGTGATTGTACCTTTAATAGAGTTTTAATGGTACTGAAACAAATATTCATGGGAGACTGAACCAGGAAGTGAACCATTTATTCTCATGACAAAATACTCTAACTTCTTAAAACAGATAAAACATGAGCTTTCGTCAATCATTTTTATAATTTAAATTGTCAAAACTTATAAAGAAACTTCTTTATAATGCTTCTGTAAAGTGAATGTGGATATGAGAATGGTGCTATATAAACTGaacttatttattataaaagCTTGAAATTGAGCTACATATCAAGTATATTCAAGATAGCAACTTCATTTCATATCCTGTGGTAAAGGGCTTCTGCACAGAAACAGAGATAGCAAAAGgcttccaaaaaaaaaagaccttaAATGGAGGCACTTTTTTGTGTGCCTTCACCGGTTCAACAGATGAGGAAATCTCTGTGAATTTTTAGAAATTCTTTGCAACTCTTGGACCCAATAGGGTAGATACAGCAAAGCACTACAGCCAATAACCACGCAGtactaataaatatataatgacCATGTGATAAAGCAGAGCACTAAGAAATAAAGGTTTAAAGTACATGCAGTGTTGTTTGGGCCTGAACATTATAGACATGAACTcaaccaattttcttttttttaatccaaTACGGATAAGAATAAATGATATCCACTGGATCCACGGTGTTTGTGGTTGACCTTTTTTAAAGACATgacgcaaacaaacaaacaaaacccccCAACAGCCCTAACGTCACATGTAGCATCTGGCGCCTGTAGCTCTTCACGCAGCTCTCGAAGGAGTGGCGGCTACAGGGAGGTACGAGGTGACAGACACCATGGAAATGCACTTCTGTTCATCTCAGTCtgaaaccgtgtgtgtgtttgtctgggtTGATATCGTCTCCATTGGCAGGAATGACTGGATAGTATTAATATGTGCCTGAAAAAGCACATAAtgaaatttgtgtgtgtgtgtgtgtgtgtgtgtgtgtttgagctgaAATTTCCTCAGGGTTTTTTTATTCCACTCATGTTGTTGAAGAGGTTCACTCTGCTCTTGGTGCCCACTGACGTGTCTGAGACACCCGGCTGCTGCATCACCTTGTCCAGTGTGGTCTTCTTAATGGCAGCTGGAGAAATCTTCTCCTGGTCAGCAAGAAACTGCAATTCCCTGCAGACAGAAATCAGGAGAGCTTGTTAAAATACATGCATGCTGCAGATGAAGGTCATCTTTGAAGCATCGGTCCATGTAATCAGACAAGAGAAATAAaggcatatttaaaaaatatatatatatataatgtgtgtgtgtgtgtgtgtgtgtgtgtacctggtccTGATACATGAAGCCTCCACAGCGTTGATGAGAAGACTCCGGAAGCCGCCACTTTCCAGGAAGTGCAGGGCGTGGATGGTGGCGCCCCCTGGTGAGCACACATTGTCCTTCAGTTGGCCCGGGTGCTGTTCTGAATCCAGCAGCATTTTAGCAGCGCCCTTCAGGTGggacacaccacaggacacgCCAGTCAAACACAAAAttcactcaaaaaaaaaaaaaacagaaaaattgtgtgtgtgcatgtctgcctaCCATTACATAAAGTCATGGTCACTACATAATTATAAAACTTTAAAATCTTAAAATCTATTCATGCTCTGTTTAGATGTTCTTCAGGATTTGACATAAGGATAGTAGCTTTCATGTGCTAAATGGAGTGCTTTTTTTTGGGACATGTCAGAGTCAATATGTGTTTGTGCTCTTACAGACCAGAAGGGCCTGTGCTCCGAGCCGCACGGCCAGTCTCCTTGGCAGGCCCATCTTCACCCCGCCGTCAGCAAGAGCATCGAGAGCCGTGAaagcctgaacacacacaaacccagccAATAAGTGGCTTGCTGACGGAAAGGTCTGTCAGAACTGTTGACGTACTGTCTTAACACTGGTCTTACTGTCCCCCAACACTGGTCTTTCTGTCCTAACACTGGTCCAACTGGCCAATCTTACTACTATATGAATAACGTTGTTCTATATTGTCCTTTTCTTTATAAAGTCGATACAAAGGTCCTTCTGTGTATCGTCACAAATGAAGCACAGGATTGAAAAATCACTTAGCAGTTGAACAGTAGTTGAACAGTAGTTGAACAGTAGGCTTCTGGAGTATCTGGAAAACTGCCTCAAATGATCACCAGCGACACCGCAGACTAGACCCAGTCGAAAAACAAGGCACACTGTAATCCCCTTCGCCACAGATCACAATCTCTGCCACGTGCCAAGCACAGAGTGTCGGAGCCCGCTTCGTGCCGGGCCTGGTTCGGAACCGCAGGCCCCTCCCCCGATCCGCCGGCctgactcacacactcacataagcGGGTCCGCTGCCACTGAGGCCCGTGACGGCGTCGATCAGATCCTCCTCCACCTCGGTGCAGAAGCCCACGCTCGCCATCAGCTGCTCCAGCAGCCGCCCGTCCTCCACCTCGGCGTGGGTACCGGTGGCGTAGACGGTGGCACCCTCCCGCACCACAACCGGAGTGTTGGTCATGCAGCGGATCACCTTGGGGGCGGTGCGATGCTGGAGCAGCTTCTGCAGGTGGCATGCGAGAAAGaagcgcgagagagagagagagagagagagagagagagagagagagagagagagagagagagagagagagagagagagagagagagagagaggagaaggagacagagggagagacagaaaagaTGGATGCAGTAAGAGAGAGTAGGACACAGAGGAGAAATAGAAGCATCAGGTTCAGAAAACTGATTCAGTGAGAgaacctcccctcccccccaaaaaaaaccagagccaaaataaaacaagcaaagcCTCGTTACATTCATGATGCTTTTCAGTAACTAGGATCCATAATTGAAGAAATCAAACAATCCAAGCGAGGTCTTTGTTGTAGGGAACGTTGTGAAAAGGAATGTGGAATACAAGAACTGTAGTGGGTTTATAAAAGAGAAGAATGCACATAGTTAAGGACTAGTGTATGTAGTGGAGCGGCGGAAACAGAATAAATACAATATGCATGTTTAAGCAAGAGAATTCTAAGAAAACACCAGGGCCAATTatatccaaacacacaccaaccaggTACTAGTCAAACAGCGCCATGACAGGCTCTGAAATAGCAGTGTTTACTAGAAGAGAGCATAAGTCAATGTATT from Brachyhypopomus gauderio isolate BG-103 chromosome 12, BGAUD_0.2, whole genome shotgun sequence includes the following:
- the pycr1b gene encoding pyrroline-5-carboxylate reductase 1b isoform X1 — encoded protein: MSVGFIGAGQLAHALVKGFTAAGVIAAHRVTASSPDTDLPTVTGLRKMGVNFTTSNKETTHKSDVLFLAVKPHIIPFVLDEIGPDIEDRHLIVSCAAGVTISSIEKKLLQHRTAPKVIRCMTNTPVVVREGATVYATGTHAEVEDGRLLEQLMASVGFCTEVEEDLIDAVTGLSGSGPAYAFTALDALADGGVKMGLPRRLAVRLGAQALLGAAKMLLDSEQHPGQLKDNVCSPGGATIHALHFLESGGFRSLLINAVEASCIRTRELQFLADQEKISPAAIKKTTLDKVMQQPGVSDTSVGTKSRVNLFNNMSGIKKP
- the pycr1b gene encoding pyrroline-5-carboxylate reductase 1b isoform X2, translated to MSVGFIGAGQLAHALVKGFTAAGVIAAHRVTASSPDTDLPTVTGLRKMGVNFTTSNKETTHKSDVLFLAVKPHIIPFVLDEIGPDIEDRHLIVSCAAGVTISSIEKLMASVGFCTEVEEDLIDAVTGLSGSGPAYAFTALDALADGGVKMGLPRRLAVRLGAQALLGAAKMLLDSEQHPGQLKDNVCSPGGATIHALHFLESGGFRSLLINAVEASCIRTRELQFLADQEKISPAAIKKTTLDKVMQQPGVSDTSVGTKSRVNLFNNMSGIKKP